The following nucleotide sequence is from Gammaproteobacteria bacterium.
CGTGGCGGGCGCGCTCAAGGACGATCGGCGCGCGCTGGTGGTGGGCACCCAGACCTTCGGCAAGGGCTCGGTGCAGACCGTGATCCCGCTGCCCCAGGGCGACGCCATCAAGCTCACCACCGCGCTCTACTACACGCCCTCGGGCCGCTCCATCCAGGCCCAGGGCATCGTGCCGGACGTGGAAGTGGACCAGCTCAAGCTCGCGGACGACGACGGACAGGGCGGTGCGCCCGAGAAGGAGTCGAGCCTGCGCAGCCACCTGCCGAACCCGGCGCCCGCACCGGCCACCGGCGCCGCTGCGGCGAAGGCGCTGCAGGCCCTGGCGGGCCGGGACTTCCAGCTCTACCAGGCGCTCAACCTATTGAAGGGATTGAGCGCGACCCGCGCCAGATGAGATCCGCCGCGCTCGTCCTGCTCGGGAGCCTGTGCACCGCCGCCGTCGCGGCGGACATCCCGCCGTCCGCGCCGCCGCCGTCACTACCGCCCGTGTACATCGCGGTGGTCATCGACGATCTCGGCAACAGCTGGGAGGAGGGCCGGCGCACGGTGGCGCTGCCGGGACCGGTGGCCTGCTCCATCCTGCCCCACACCGAGCGCGCCGAGGACATCGCAAACCTGGCCTACGCCGCCCGCAAGGAAGTGCTGCTGCACCTGCCCATGCAGTCCGTGGGCGAGCACCGCCTGGGTTCCGGCGCCGTGACGCTCGACATGAAGGAGCGGGACATCCGCGCCACCGTGGCGGACGACCTCGTCTCCATCCCGCACGTGGTGGGCATGAACAACCACGAGGGCAGCCTCATGACCCAGCATCCGGGCGACATGGCCTGGGTGATGCAGGCCCTGCGCGAGGCCGGGCCGTACTTCTATATAGACAGCTTCACTTCGGCAGACAGCGTCGCCTACCAGATCGCGCGGGAGCAGCATGTGCCGGCGGCGCGCCGCAACGTGTTCCTGGATGACGACAACGACGAGGCCTCGGTCAGATTACAGTGGAACCGCCTGCTTAAGCTCGCCCGCCGCCACGGCTTCGCGCTGGCCATCGGCCATCCGCGGCCAGCGACGCTGGCGGTGCTGGAGCAGGAGTTGCCGAAGCTCGCGGCGCAGGGCGTGGTGCTGGTGGCGCCGTCGAAGATCGTGGAGCTGCAGGAAAAGAATCCTCTATCAACTTCGAATTGATAATCAACTGAGATGCATCACCCAACCGCCGTAATCCTCAGGATTAAAATCTCTAAAATCGATGTCCTCTCTTGGATATAGCGTAGAAAGAACATCTTCAAAAGGCGGATGTGCAGGAGTTAACGAGAAAATCCGAGCAAATTTAGGTCGACTTTTATAGCAGTAATAACTCACTAGATGTTTAGTGTTATCGTCCAGTCTGAACTTGTAATTTGTGTTGTACAAAAGTAGAACAATGGGTAAGTGTCCTCGATATTTTTCTGATTTCTTGATTATTTCTTCATGGATAAATGCACTTCTCTGCAAAGGATCGTAGCCTTTAGGCGCCTCTTCATGTGTTGTTTTATAGAAAGCTAGAGGGGCGACCTCCATCAGTTCCAAAAAGGCATCCCCATAAGGCGTCGAAACCAAGAAATCTAAATCATCTTGTTTGTTTATCCGCAAATTAGAAAAGAAAGGGTTTAGGTTTTCTTTTATGAACGCTTTCGCGTCAGCCTCCATAAATCTAGTAGCGATAAACTTTTCTATCTCTTCTTTGGTCCCAGGAAAAGAAACCCTTTCGAAATTTCCATGCGCGACACCGTGCTCGTCTATATAGACATGATCATTTCCAATGATTCCAGTGGGCTTTTTCATATTGATATCACCACACGATTTCGGCCTCTGCTTTGCCTCATGGAGGAGAAATACGGGACAGACCACGTCTAATTGCAATCCCCCTCCTCTTGTCACAAAAGATTCATACAAGGTGACCCCCGATGATTCGATCGGGGGAGGGGCTATCCAGTTTGGTCTTGCCTGTTTAGCATCCGGCTAAAAAAGACAGGGTCAGGGATGGTCCGTCAGACGCAGGTCGGCCATGTCGGACTGGGCATCTACAGCCTCCACTCGTTCGAACGCCACTTCCATCAGGACCAACTTGGGGTCGAACTTCTTGAACACCAGTTTCAAGTAGTAGCTGTGGCCCGCTTCGAAGTCGCCGGTATATTCGGTGCCGCCTATGTCCCAGGCGTATGAAGCCAGCGTGTGCTTCCCAGGTGCGAGGTAGGCATAGGAGACGCTGCCGTTGGGGATGAGCCATAGGCTCTTGCCCCCTTCCTGTATCAGGACCTTCTTGCTGTCAAACGCAAGGAGATCCTCGCGGTAGACGAACACCAGGGCTTGGTCCGGCCTGACCGTCGGGGCAGCATGGTTCTTGAACTTCTCGGCGTCAGGCACGCTGGCGCAAGCGCCGATAAGGACGAATAAGAGCAGGCTCGTCAGGCGGCGCATAGACAGTTCCTTGTTTAGCTGGATACCACGACCCGGTTACGGCCCTTCTGCTTCGCTTCGTACAGAGCCCGGTCCGCGGCGTTGATGAGCGCGCTGATGCTGGTGGTGGCGCGGTTGTAGGTGGCGATGCCGATGCTGACCGTCACCTTCACCGGGCCCTGGGGCGAGTCCACCGTGAGCGTCTCCACCGCGTGACGCAACCGCTCCGCGGCGTCCAGCGCCAGGTCCGCCGCCGTCTCCGGCAGGAACGCCACGAACTCCTCGCCGCCGTAGCGGCCGATCACGTCCTGCTGGCGCAGGCAGGCGCGGCAGCTGTCCGCCAGCACCCGCAGCACCCGGTCGCCGGTCTCGTGGCCATAGCTGTCGTTGACGCGCTTGAAGTGGTCCACGTCCAGCATCAGCACCGAGAGCTCCCGCTGGTAGCGGCGGCTGCGGTCGAACTCCGCCTCGGCCCGCTGCAGGAAGCTGCGGCGGATGGCCAGGCGTGTCAGGCCGTCGGTGGTGGCGAGCCGCTCCAGGTCCTTGATCAGCAGCGCGCGGTCCAGGGCCACGCTCACCTGCTTGGCCATGGCAGCGGCGATGTCCAGGCCCTGGGCCTGGATGGTCTTGGCCGCGCGTCCCACCAGCAGCAACCTGTAGGGCCTGTTGCCGGAGACCAGCGGTACCGCGAGGTAATGGCGCGGTGCCTGGCCGGCGGGCTCCAGCGTCGCCGCCTCCGCGTCCGTGAGCAGGCGCGGCAGCGGATCCTTGCGCAGCGCTGCCGCTACCTGCGCATGCGCGCTCGGCCAGCGCTCGTGGTAGAGCTGCTCCACCGCGTCGCCGCCGCGGCAGCCGATGAGCGTGAGACCGGCTTCCCGCTCCACGTAGAACAGCGCCCGGTCGTACTCGATGAACTTCATCAGGCTGTCCAGGAGGCAGGCGGCGATGGCGTTCTCGTCCTCCAGCGCGGTGACGGACTGGATGAGCTGGTGCAGCGCCTCGGCCCAGCGGCGGCGGTTGCGCTCCTCGGCATAGGCCTGGCGCCGCTTCAGGGAGCGGGCGAACAGGTAGAACCCGCCGCCGCCCACCAGCAGCGCCGCGAGCGCGTATCCCAGGTAAGCCCACCAGCTGCGCCAGGGCGGCGGCAGCACATCGATGGCGAGCGTCGCCTCGCGCCCGGACCAGGTGATGCCGTCGTTGGAGCCCTTCACATGCAGCACGTAGTGCCCGGGGTCGAGGTTGGTGTAGGTCACGGCGCGCTCGCCGGCGATGCTGTGCCACTCCTCGTCGAAGCCTTCCAGCGTGTAGCGGAAGCGGTTGCGGACGGGCTGGGCGTAGTCGAAGGCGGCGAACTCGAAGCCCAGGATGTTGTCCCGGTAGCGCAGCGCCGGCGTCTCGCCCGGTGCTGTCGGCGCCTGCGGCTTGCCCAGCACCGTGAAGCGCGTGATGGCCACGTCCGGCGCGGGCGAGACACCGTCCAGCGCGGCAGGATGGAAACTGGTGAGGCCGTTGCCGCCGCCGAAGAACAGCTCGCCGTCGGCGGCGGCATAAGCGGCGCCTTCGTTGAAGCCACCCTTCTGCAGCCCGTCCGGCTCGGCGTAGTTGCGGCGCACCGCACCGTCCGGCGCGAAGCGCGTGACGCCTTTGCCGGTGGCGAGCCAGAGGTCGCCATCCTGTTCCAGCATCCCGTCGATGCCGAGGTCCGGCAGGCCCTGCGCGAGGCCGTAGTGGCGCACCGCACCGTCCTTGGGGTCGATGGCGTCGAGTCCGTTGTCGGTGCCGGCCCACACCCGTCCATCGCGGGTGGCGAGGCAGCTCAGCACCGAATCGCTGGCGATGCCGTGGCGCGCGTCGCCCGCCTCGCTGTACACCTCGAAGCTGTCATGCACGCCGTCGAAGCGCGCCAGGCCCGCCGGGGTCGCCACCCACAGCGCGCCGTCGCGGCTCTGGCACAGGCCCCCGGCCAAGCCATGCGGCAGCGCGTCGGCGCGCCTGGGGTCCGGCATGAAGCGGCGCAGCACCTTGCCGGCGGCGGGATCGAACTGCACCAGCCCGGACTCGGTGCCGACCCACAGGCGGCCCTGGGCATCCTCGAATATGGAGTTCACGCTGTTCTGGTAAGGGTCGCCACCCGCGCCCGCCAGCGGGTGGAACGCGAAGCTGTCGCTCGCCGGCAGGTAGCGCGCGATGCCGTAGTCGGTGCCGAACCACAGGCGCCCCTCCCGGTCGCCATGGATCGCGTTCACTGCCTTGTCGTCCGGCGTGGAGGCCGGCCGCCCCGGCAGGATGTACTGCCGGTAATGGCGGCGCGTGGGATCGAGGCGCGTGAGGCCCTTGAGGGTGCCCACCCACAGCGTGCCGTCCGCTTGCTTGTAGATGGAGGTGACGAAGTCGCCGGCGAGTCCGTCGGCGGAACCCGGGTGTGAATGGTAATAGCCGAACACCTGGGTGCGCGGGTTGTAGATGTCGATGCCGCTGTAGTAGCCGCCGATCCAGTACAGGCCGGTGCGGTCCTGGTAGAGCGTGTGCAGGTCGTCGTCCCTCAGGCTCGCGGGGTCCGTGGGATCGTGCCGGTAGCTCGTGAAGCAGCCGCTCTTGGGATCGAAGCGGGCGAGGCCGCCGTGCAGGAGCGTGATCCACAGGTCGCCTTCCGCGTCCTGCACCATGCCGCGCACGTGGTCGCTGTAGAGCGCGCACTCCAGGCCGGGCTGCATGACGTGGAACGCCGTGAGCACGTCGCCCGCATCCACCACGCCGATGCCGTGCTCGCTGCCGATCCACAGCCGGCCGGCGCGGTCAGCGTAGAGCCGGCTGATGGGCGCCACGTCCAGCACCGGTTGCGCCCGGGCGAGCAGCGCGGGCGCACCCTTGAGCGCGAGGCGCACCAGCGTGTCGCGCTGCTCGTCGTACCAGAACACGCCATGGTCCGAACCCACCCAGAGGCGGCCGCGCGCATCCTCCTGCAGCGAGAGGATGCGTTCACCGTTCGGCAGCGTGGAATGCGTGGCGTAGTGGCGGAAGTCGGCGCCGCCGCCGTCGAGCCGGTCCACGCCGTGGTCCGTGCCGACCCACAGCCGGCCCTTATGGTCGAACAAGAGCGCGAACACCCTGTCGTCAGCGAGGCTGCCGGTCCGGTCCGCGGCATGGGTGTGGTGCACGAAGCGCGCCTCGCCGGGCGCGAGGCTGTCGAGTCCCGCGCCCTCGGTGCCGGCCCAGAGCGTGCCGTCCGGCGCGAAGGCCAGCGTGGTGACGATGTTCTGTGCCAGGGAGTCCGGCTCATGCGGGTCATGCAGGTAGGTGACGAAGCGGTAGCCGTCGTAGCGCTGCAGACCGTTGTCGGTGGCGATCCACATGTAGCCCACCTTGTCCTGCAGCAGCGCCTGCACGTTGCCGCTGGCGAGGCCGTCCTCGGTGTCGAAGTGGCGGAAGTGGGGCGTGGAACCGGGCGGGTAGGGGACGGCGGGTGCGGGGTGAGCAGCTGGGACCGGCATGAGCCAGGCAGCCAGCATGAGGCCCGGCAGGGAGAGACGGCCGACGGAGCGCTTTGGGCTCGGCATGGAGGCTACCGGTTCTGTCCCTATGAGATCGGGTCGCGCCCGCTCTTATTTGACAGATTGTTCCCGGATTGGCGGCGCCCGTCCAGCTAGGCCGTGAGGAAGCCCCACAGCAGCAGCGCGGCGCCGGCCACGGCCAGCGCGCCCGCGGGCCAAGCGGGTCCGCCGCCCAGGCCCAGCAGCACCAGCCCGCCCAGGAGCAGTGCCCCGCCCCCGGCGGCCCGGTAGCGGTGCCGGCTCATGGCCTCCAGGGCCGCTTCCCGCTGCAGCTCCCGCGCGGCGTCAGCACGGATCGGGTCTTCTTCCGCGAGGCGCCGCAGGATCGTGTGGAGGCGGCCCGGCGCTTCCAGCAGGAGCTCGCGCACCACCGGCAGGCCGTCCAGCACGCGCTTCAGGGTGGCGCGGGGTCCCATGCGCTCGCGGGTCCAGTCCTCCAGGAAGGGCTTGGCGGTCTGCCACAGGTCGAGCTCCGGGTAGAGCTCGCGGCCCAGGCCCTCGATGTTGAACAGCGTCTTCTGCAGCAGCACCAGCTGCGGCTGCACTTCCATGTTGAAGCGGCGCGCGGTCTGGAACAGGCGCAGCAGCACCTGGGCGAAGGAGATGTCCTTGAGCGGCTTGTTGAAGATCGGCTCGCACACCGAGCGGATCGCCATCTCGAACTCGTCGGCGCGGGTGCCCGGCGGCACCCAGGATGATTCCACGTGCAGTTCCGCCACGCGCCGGTAGTCGCGCTGGAAGAACGCCAGGAAGTTCTCGGCCAGATAGTACTGGTCGCGGCGGCTTAGGGTGCCGATGATGCCGAAGTCCACGGCCATGTAGATGGGCCGCTGCGGGTCCTCGACGCCGACGAAGATGTTGCCGGGGTGCATGTCGGCGTGGAAGAAGTTGTGCTTGAACACCTGCGTGAAGAAGATGGTCACGCCGTTCTCGGCCAGGCGCTTCATGTCCGTGCCGCGGGCGCGCAGCGTGGCGAGGTCGCTCACCGGCACGCCGTGGATGCGCTCCATGACCATCACGTCGCGCCGGGTCAGGTCCCAGAACACCTCGGGCACGTACAAGAGGTCCGAGCCCTCGAAGTTGCGCTTGAGCTGGGTGGCGTTGGCCGCCTCGCGCACCAGGTCGAGCTCGTCCAGCACGGTCTTCTCGTACTCCGCCACCACCTCCAGCGGGCGCAGGCGGCGGCCGTCGCTGGAATAGGCCTCCGCCAGGCGCGCGATGAAGTAGAGGACGTCCAGGTCCGCACGCACCAGCCTCTCCACGCCGGGCCGCAGCACCTTCACCACCACCTCGCGGCCGTCCTTGAGCTTCGCCGCGTGCACCTGGGCGATGGAGGCGGAGGCCAACGGCGTCTCGTCGAATGCGGCAAAGAGCTCCGTCACCGGCTGGCCGAGGGAGCGCTCCACGATGATGCGTGCCTCGCGGCCCGGGAACGGCGGCACCTGGTCCTGCAGCTTCGCCAGCTCGTCGGCGATGTCCAGCGACAGGAGGTCGCGGCGCGTGGAGAGCACCTGGCCGAACTTGACGAAGACGGGGCCGAGTTCCTCCAGCGACAGGCGGATGCGCTCGCCGCGGGTGATGGCCTTGCTGCGGGTCCAGTAGAAGGGGTTGAAGTAGACGATGAAGCGCATGGGCCGGAAGAGGTGCGTGGCGAGCACGATCTCCCCGAGGCCGTGGCGCATCAGGACCCAGTTCACGCGCCACAGGCGCAAGGCCTGGCGGGCGGTGATCATGTGGGCCGCCTCAGGCGCGACTCGGCGCGCTTCACCCGCGCTGTGAGGCGCTCGGCGTCATCGCGCAGCCGGTCCACGCCGGCGAGGAAACCCTCCACCTCGTGGCGCGGCGGCAGCTCGCGGGACTCGTAGTGAAGGTAGTCGGCCACGTCCCGGCCGAGGCGGCTGCCCGCGTCGCGGCCCCAGCCGAGGAAACCGTGCACGGCGTTGCCCACCTGGCGCGCCGCCACGTCGCCGATGCGCCGTGCCAGGAGTTCCTCCCAGTCCAGGTCGGCGTTCTTCAGCAGGCGCGAGAACACCTGCGCCGTCTCCGCCTCGCCGCTGATGGTCAT
It contains:
- the ubiB gene encoding ubiquinone biosynthesis regulatory protein kinase UbiB, whose amino-acid sequence is MITARQALRLWRVNWVLMRHGLGEIVLATHLFRPMRFIVYFNPFYWTRSKAITRGERIRLSLEELGPVFVKFGQVLSTRRDLLSLDIADELAKLQDQVPPFPGREARIIVERSLGQPVTELFAAFDETPLASASIAQVHAAKLKDGREVVVKVLRPGVERLVRADLDVLYFIARLAEAYSSDGRRLRPLEVVAEYEKTVLDELDLVREAANATQLKRNFEGSDLLYVPEVFWDLTRRDVMVMERIHGVPVSDLATLRARGTDMKRLAENGVTIFFTQVFKHNFFHADMHPGNIFVGVEDPQRPIYMAVDFGIIGTLSRRDQYYLAENFLAFFQRDYRRVAELHVESSWVPPGTRADEFEMAIRSVCEPIFNKPLKDISFAQVLLRLFQTARRFNMEVQPQLVLLQKTLFNIEGLGRELYPELDLWQTAKPFLEDWTRERMGPRATLKRVLDGLPVVRELLLEAPGRLHTILRRLAEEDPIRADAARELQREAALEAMSRHRYRAAGGGALLLGGLVLLGLGGGPAWPAGALAVAGAALLLWGFLTA
- a CDS encoding two-component regulator propeller domain-containing protein → MPSPKRSVGRLSLPGLMLAAWLMPVPAAHPAPAVPYPPGSTPHFRHFDTEDGLASGNVQALLQDKVGYMWIATDNGLQRYDGYRFVTYLHDPHEPDSLAQNIVTTLAFAPDGTLWAGTEGAGLDSLAPGEARFVHHTHAADRTGSLADDRVFALLFDHKGRLWVGTDHGVDRLDGGGADFRHYATHSTLPNGERILSLQEDARGRLWVGSDHGVFWYDEQRDTLVRLALKGAPALLARAQPVLDVAPISRLYADRAGRLWIGSEHGIGVVDAGDVLTAFHVMQPGLECALYSDHVRGMVQDAEGDLWITLLHGGLARFDPKSGCFTSYRHDPTDPASLRDDDLHTLYQDRTGLYWIGGYYSGIDIYNPRTQVFGYYHSHPGSADGLAGDFVTSIYKQADGTLWVGTLKGLTRLDPTRRHYRQYILPGRPASTPDDKAVNAIHGDREGRLWFGTDYGIARYLPASDSFAFHPLAGAGGDPYQNSVNSIFEDAQGRLWVGTESGLVQFDPAAGKVLRRFMPDPRRADALPHGLAGGLCQSRDGALWVATPAGLARFDGVHDSFEVYSEAGDARHGIASDSVLSCLATRDGRVWAGTDNGLDAIDPKDGAVRHYGLAQGLPDLGIDGMLEQDGDLWLATGKGVTRFAPDGAVRRNYAEPDGLQKGGFNEGAAYAAADGELFFGGGNGLTSFHPAALDGVSPAPDVAITRFTVLGKPQAPTAPGETPALRYRDNILGFEFAAFDYAQPVRNRFRYTLEGFDEEWHSIAGERAVTYTNLDPGHYVLHVKGSNDGITWSGREATLAIDVLPPPWRSWWAYLGYALAALLVGGGGFYLFARSLKRRQAYAEERNRRRWAEALHQLIQSVTALEDENAIAACLLDSLMKFIEYDRALFYVEREAGLTLIGCRGGDAVEQLYHERWPSAHAQVAAALRKDPLPRLLTDAEAATLEPAGQAPRHYLAVPLVSGNRPYRLLLVGRAAKTIQAQGLDIAAAMAKQVSVALDRALLIKDLERLATTDGLTRLAIRRSFLQRAEAEFDRSRRYQRELSVLMLDVDHFKRVNDSYGHETGDRVLRVLADSCRACLRQQDVIGRYGGEEFVAFLPETAADLALDAAERLRHAVETLTVDSPQGPVKVTVSIGIATYNRATTSISALINAADRALYEAKQKGRNRVVVSS
- a CDS encoding divergent polysaccharide deacetylase family protein; translation: MRSAALVLLGSLCTAAVAADIPPSAPPPSLPPVYIAVVIDDLGNSWEEGRRTVALPGPVACSILPHTERAEDIANLAYAARKEVLLHLPMQSVGEHRLGSGAVTLDMKERDIRATVADDLVSIPHVVGMNNHEGSLMTQHPGDMAWVMQALREAGPYFYIDSFTSADSVAYQIAREQHVPAARRNVFLDDDNDEASVRLQWNRLLKLARRHGFALAIGHPRPATLAVLEQELPKLAAQGVVLVAPSKIVELQEKNPLSTSN
- a CDS encoding SCP2 sterol-binding domain-containing protein: MSALPFGDLIAAGVEKALETSLQGSSAARADLAKLEGKVIRLELIGLPLTLHFLPQGGRMTVAADYHGAADITVRAPAASLAAAALKRDGEAIPKGMTISGEAETAQVFSRLLKNADLDWEELLARRIGDVAARQVGNAVHGFLGWGRDAGSRLGRDVADYLHYESRELPPRHEVEGFLAGVDRLRDDAERLTARVKRAESRLRRPT